From the Argentina anserina chromosome 3, drPotAnse1.1, whole genome shotgun sequence genome, the window CTGATAATGGGGTCTTTTCACCCTTAAGTTCGAAGGGTACTGAAAACATGGGATATAAGCCCTCAGGGTATTTGAAAGTCAAAGGCGAAATAGAAAATGCTGCTATTACAGCTGTTAAAAGGCAACTTGGGAGGCACTTTCAAGAGGATGGTCCACCGTTAGGAGTAGAATTCGATCCACTTCCTCCTGGTGCATTTGAATCCCCTATTATGGATCCCGTGCAAGGTTAGTTGGAACAATTTCTCTGTTACTTTAAACACTTCCATTTTTAGTGCCTGATTATTATATTATCAGATCTTGTTGTTTAAAGTCTTGATGATGTTGTACACCTCTTATTTCGCtatatattatcattttattttttttatttttaatcattatCAAGTGCATTGACTGGCTCAAGAAGAGTCAATTAAACCATGAAATGgcttatatttcttttttagaAATGTTAAACAGAGAACATTGTGTAGTATGTATGCTTAATAATTGTTGATCTGCTGGGTGCATAGATAATATTGTAGATATTTCCAGTTTGAATAAAAACATTGAAATAAGACTTTTAAACTTTAAAGTGACATGTTATCACACTTCAATGACGAGTATGCAAGCTGTTGTATATCGAAGGCTGATGCTTTCACTCTTGGATCTTGGCTTGCTGTTCTGCAAAGCTACATAAATATTGAGTATGTCTTTCATTTTGAATCTAATCTGAGCTTCTAAGTTTCTCTTCtttatctctttttttctcATGAAGTTGCTTTCTTGTGTGGATTTCTGGTTTCAccactttttaatttttctctGTATGTTACAATGGAGCCTTCAAGTGAATTTGAGTTTTAATAAGCTCTCACAAAATGATTTGGGCTTTTGGAACTGTTATTAACATAAACTCGCCCTTTAACAAGGGCTTGAGCTTTGAGTTCAATCTGAGCACATGGGTATTTTGGAGGAAAATGGAAAAACTGCTAGAACAGTCAGAGTTTACTGGCATTTAGTGTTATAGAACAGCTACTCGTCTGTCAGACTAAGTCATAACCTCTCACTTATAGTTGAGAGACGTGCCTCAACATATGGTCATGGTCACTGGCATTTAGGGTGTTTGTAAATATTACATAACAAACAAAATTTTCCACAGGATAAGGTTTGTCGAGTATATGAGGCATAGTTTTGAAAACGTAAAATTATTGATACAGAGGGAATCCTGTTTCTATCATTTTGTTTGGCCTTACTAGATATAGGTATACTTTCCTGTCATATACAGGCAGATGATAACCTTTTTAATTGAGCCGACCTAGTTCTTCAATTACTATGGTTCCTTGTGTGGGTTAAGATTTCCTTTGCCCAGTGAATTAGTCATTCAGAAACAGAACATACAACAGCGAAGTTTATTTGGCTAATGAATAGTCATTAGCAGGTCATGTTTCTCTCAGTGGACTCCTGGTTTGCTCCTTTTTACTTGGACTAAATACTAATTAGTCCTTAGACTTATATGCTCTCAACCTTTCGCACCCCCACTTTTCAGTTCTACTTAAATCTCCCTGAACTCTCTAATGTCACATGATTGGTCCTTGCTGGTAATTTTCCGTCAAAGAATATTACATTGCTGACATGGCATTCCTTCCACGCTGAAGTGTCAGTTTCacccactctctctctctctctctctctctctctctctctctctctctctcttttcctcaTCTCCATTGTCTTCCAACTCCCTTTCTCTCCTCATGTTTCACTCCATCATATCTGACCAACCAAACATGCCAGAAGCACCTACCACCCTTTAACCAAACAGCAGCAGCCCATAAGATGCTGCGCAGTTATACTTGAAAGGTGTGCAGAAGTTGCACTGTGCGATCTCTTTTGGGCTTACAGGCAACCAACTGTGATCTTCTAAGAATGTATGATATGAGGCATGCCTGTCGGGGACCCAAGGATGGAAAATTGCGGACCTGACTTATAGGATACGGCTCTTGAAAAGGTACAAATATGATTGCACAATTGGAAGGCATCTACCTGAAAACAGGCAAATTGACCTCGGTACATTCATGGAAGCATGCCTACTAAAATCTGGATAGGAACTTCGTGAGCTGATGTAGAGGAAGACAGGAAAGAGCATTTTAATCTAGCTGGGATTTCGTGAttcaaatacaaatatatgagTTGTGTAGAGCTAGATAGATTATTATGAAGTAAAAGATTTTGAACCTTTACGTGGTTAGTGGCTTTGGAGGTTCCATTTGTAAAGATTCCTTGGGAAATGATGTAATTGGAATAGATGTGTGATGCAGCACAGTAGCTGCTTAGGAACCTGGATCACAAGCTCTAAGAAACTGTAAGTTAAGCACACACTGATTTAGGATTCACTCCCAGGTTTCACACCCTAGTCTAGGCTTCACACCCAAAACACTATAATTTGGGAATCTCTCCCATGTTTCTCACCTTAATCCTATCACAGGAAAATTCAGTAAACACTGATATTCTTGTTCAACATAGCATATCTCAACCCATTGGCTTTTACAGTTATTTATACTAGGTTCTATAACTGATACTAACTAGCTTTTAAGACTCTTGAAAttcagaaactgaaacataaaagacctaataaataaaaacttaatacTCCTAAACtgaacagaaacaaaaaagacACAAGTAAACTCTTGAAATAACATTAAGCCTAAAAACTCTTTGGATCAGACTTCTTTTCAGCTGCTAATAAAAATCCTGAGATCAATTAATCAACCATAAAGAAAGGTAATGATCAGCTGCTCTATTTTTTCATCTCTTCCATTCATAAACCTTGAAAGGGTTGGTATGATGTCCTCATCATACTCCCCGGCTGAAAAGAGCTCGCCTCCGGTGAGATAAAGTTGCAGTATCTCTTGAAGATATTGAGCTCTTCCTTACCTACCCAGATGTTGTTAGAGTCTGATTTGTCCCTCCACTTCATTAGATATTCTGGGTAACAATCTTCTTTCATTGAATCCACAACGTTTTCAGCTACATCTTTTGGATTGAGGATGTTTAAGGATTTGGACTGATGCCCCCCATTACTGAGTGATTCAAGTACCGGTTTGGGCTCGATTGGGGTCAGCTTGATGTGCTTCCCTTcataataaaaagaacatgtgTTGGCACGACCTGAGGTGGTTACATCAAGATCATACAACCATGGTCTGCCTAAAAGAATGTCCCACATCCATTGGCACCACAACACACCAAACACTGTCCTTGTTGGATGAAAATTGAATAGGTACCTGACACTGCTGTTTTACATGAATGGAAGACTTATCAATCAATGCTACATGGTAGGGCTGAGGATGATCGGCAGGGGTCAAACCCAATTTAGAGATGGTTTGAGGGGAAACCACATTGATGCAGCTCCCATTGTCAATGATGACCTTATAACTTCTGTCTCCCCTTTTAACATAAGTGTGAAAAAGGGATGTTCCCCGCCAATCTTCAGCCCCCTTAGGTTGAGTCAAGGTGCATCTTATCACAGCCGTGTTCGGTTGAACATCTTCCTCTAAATCATCTTCAGCTGGGATTTCAGGGTCATAAACTTCTTCCTCCAGTTCTTTATGAACATTAGCCTCATCTTCTTTAGTGGCTGCAAACAGACTTCGAGCTTGCTCTTTGGTTAGGCATTGTACAGCATAGTGACCATAGCCTTGACACCTATAGCACCTTGTAGATATCCTTCCTTGATTACTGGATTGTACTCCCTTTCCTTTATCTGTTTTCACCAAAGAATTGGCAGTACTAGAGTTGGAAAATGGAGATGGTGCTGTTCTAGACGAGCTGGGAGACAAGTCAGGACTTGGTTCGTCCAACTGCCTATGCACAATGGTTGTGGGGGTCTTTAAGTAACGCTCCAACTCCAGAACAATTTGATAGGCTCGCTCCAACGAATACACCTCATGAGGAATCAACTACCTTTGAAGTTCTGGACGAAGGCCGGTTCTGAAACGGGCAAGGGTTACAAATGGATCTTCAGTCATGTTACATCTGACCATAAATTCTTCTAACTTATCGATATACTCCACAGCTGGCATGCCTCCTTGACGAAGAGATTGCCACTGGTCCAGCAAACGTTGTTGGTAAGCCAACGGTACATACTTCTCCTTCAGCCTTTCTTTCATCTCATCCCATTCTGTAACAGGTTCTTCACCTGCCCTTGCAAGTCGTCTTTCCAAACCAGTCCACCATTCCCTCGCTTTGCCCACCAACTTCATCTTTGCAAAGCGCACCTTTCGAGCTTCTGACAATTCATACCAATCAAAATAATGGTCCATGTCTGAAATCCAATCCAAACATACCTTTGCATTCAGTTGGCCATCAAAGTTTGGAGCTTCAACTTTAATAGACCTCAAAGCTTTCTCTTCAGGATCATATCCATCTTGCCCATTAATATTCCGGAGGGGCTGCTGCCTGCGAGCAATCCTTCTAGGCTGCAGTCTCCGTCCTCCACCTACACTCTTCTTCATTGAGAATGGATGCTTCAAGTTCTGCCAAACGCCGGTCAGAGGCTGCTGCATGGTCTTGCATTCTTGTCTCAATCTGTCCAAGTTGAGCGAGTACGGCTTCCAAGGTTTTAGCCACAGTTTCAGCATCCATGGCTGAATGGGATTTCTATGGGCTGGAGCTAGCAATACTAGAGCTTGtccagctctgataccaaagcTGATGCAGCACAGTAGCTGCTTAGGAACCTGGATCACAAGCTCTAAGAACTGTAAGTTAAGCACACGCTGATTTAGGATTCACTCCCAGGTTTCACACCCTAGTCTAGGCTTCACACCCAAAACACTATAATTTGGGAATCTCTCCCAGGTTTCTCACCTTAATCCTGTCACAGGAAAATTCAGTAAACACTGATATTCTTATTCAACATAGCATATCTCAGCCCATTGGCTTTTACAGTTATTTATACTAGGTTCTATAACTGATACTAACTAGCTTTTAAGACTCTTTAGGACTCTTGAAAttcagaaactgaaacataaaagacctaataaataaaaacttaatacTCCTAAACtgaacagaaacaaaaagacaCAAGTAAACTCTTGAAATAACACTAAGCCTAAAAACTCTTTGGATCAGACTTCTTCTCAGCTGCTAATTAAAATCCTGAGATCAATTAATCAACCATAAAGAAAGGTAATGATCAGCTGCTCTATTTTTTCATCTCTTCCATTCATAAACCTTGAAAGGGTTGGTATGATGTCCTCATCAATGTGGATCAATGAAGATGGTTGAGAAGCAAAAGTAGTTGAGGCTAGTCTGGAGATGTAATTCATTTCTGGGAAAGGCAAGCCAATTGCAAACAGCAAaacctttttatttttttaatatttctgTATTTGAGTTTGGATCTTCCTTTCGGAATGGGAACTTTTGTGGTATGCTTTAATCAAGAACTAATATGGACAGATGGAAATGGGTGGCAAAAATTTATAGTGATCAAAATGAAGTCCAGTGTCACATCTGGAGCCTTTAAATCTTCTAGGTGAAACTATTTGTTGGTAGAATTAATGGCTAGAGATACAGGGACAGTTTCGGTGGAGGATATATGTTGACAAATCTGTTCCATTTGACTTTCTAATCTGTCGAGGTATCACTATTCTACCAACGTTAGCTTTGCTGACTCTTCTCTTTTCCCATTAGTTGAAATTTTTGTTAGGGGAAAATATAAATGATGCTTTGTAATGGGGGAACTATATTCGATGTCATGTTTTCTGGAAATTCTTGCTTCCATCCTGCTACAGGAATGCAAGAAGATAGAGACTGGTTTCTTGGTGTTTTTTGTGTTTCCATGTTCTGTCTGAGTATTCCAGAGTGAGGATTCTGATTTGGTACATTTTTACCCTCTGCTATGATCTTTGAAGCACCATGGTTGCGTGAAGTTTGAGTATCATGTGATacaatttgaaaagataatagTGATGGCATGGGTGCATAATGTCGTTGGTAAGAACAGGGGCAGGGGCCAATATTGGTCATGTGTTTGTATGTCGACCAAATGCATTGAGTTCCAGTTAGAGTTGTTTAGCACGGTTCTGTTGTGCGGTGATTTTGTCTGTTCTATTCATAATACACATAATGGGTTCTTCATAGCATACCAGATTGTGTTTTTCTGGGATCTTCATGCTAGTTGTGTTTTGGTTGATCTGAATGTAGAGGAACATAAGGTGTTTTGAAGACTTCAGAAAGAAAAGATGGTGAATAGCGTTCATTTTGCAGCATGAAGACGTAGAATAAAGAAAGAGTAAATTTGGATCTCCCTGTGGGTTCTGATTTCTCTAGAATTAtaagatcttttcatttcttctgtTCTTCTATATTGTTTGGAAGCTGGACGATAATCAGGTTTGATTGTTTGGCTTTATAGAATGAAATTAGCTGGATACGGTTATGTAGATGTCTTTTGTCAATTAGTTGGAtctttcttattttatttgcATCAAAAGTGGAATCGTGAAGTCCTTTTGCATGTTCAGATTCAAGGTTTTACtgaaaataatcaaaacttTCCAATCTATCTCTCCCTCGCcagttcctttttttttttttttgtagttcATACATTTAGCAGTGACTGAAATTAATCATATATTTGGCAGTTCACATTTCCCCTTTTCTAGTAATATGCTTTTGTAGAATACTAGTTTTACAAGTGAGTTTCCGCGTGTCTGTTATGAAGCTTTGGTCACTGATGTCTAGGTCTTCATTTGCAGCTTAGCAATGGCTAATGTCAACGAGTTGAGTGGCTTGatgcaaaataaaattaaataaggatataaaaaCTATGTCAAGTTAGGGTGATTTGTATTTATACTTAACCAAAGGGTTATCGCTTATTAGGAGCTGTTGTTCTAGTTGTTAGAACCATGATTCCTTCAGTTTAAGAGTTCTCTCCTCCAGTTTATACAATTGAATAAATCGTTTATGCtataaaatgtaaaattcaagTTAAGGGAAGACCATTCTGTCATGGAAAATGATATCTCAGGCACTATTTCTAAACAGAGAATGGAATGGGGAGAGGAGCCTGGGTTTGGGTTAACGGGTGGAAATGGCattaaggaaaagaaaaagtaaaTCAATTGATGCAGCACGCTAGCTGCTAGGAAACCAGGATCACAATCTCAAAAAGTTTAGGGGTTAAACACTCACAGGTCTTAGGAATTGGGATTCACTTCCAGGCTTCATACCCTAGTCTAGGATTCACACCCATACTACTTTGATTTAGGAATCACTCCCAGGTTTCTCACCTTAATCTAGGCTTCTCGCCAATCCATCATAGGACAACTCCGAAAATCTGATAATTCTTATTCAACACAACATCCCCAGCCATTCGGCTTCTACATATATTTATACTATAACTGACACCAACTTGCATTAAAGACTCTTTAGAACTAAAACTTCTGAAActgaaacataaaaaaaaacctcataaaagaaattttttaACTCCTAACTGAAACAGCAATCTGAAGAGACAACTGAGAGACCTGATAGGACACAAAGGTCAGAGACTTTTGAAATCAGGCTCAGCTTTCCCTCCAAAGAAATTAATCCGGCCCTATGGAAAGGGAATGATTAGGTGCTATCTCTTTCGCTCATCAACCTTAAAAGGTTTGGCTGTGATGTCCCCCCATCATCAATCTGCTGTATTTTATTATCTAATCAGTAATATGCTATTACTTGCATTTTCCCACACTTAGATGTGTATGGACTTGAAGTAAAAAAATTGATCTAAACCCTATTCAGACTTTTTCTATTCTCATGCATGGTGGCTAAAGAAGCTGCTGATTAGCTCCCTAGAACTGTTGGTCTCAAGCCAAGTATGATTTGCTTTCATTCACATTCTTCAGTTTCTTTGGATGAAGTTTGAGTGAAGTAGGTGGAGGTTGACTAGCACAATATCTTGGTTCTTGAGTAATCAATCAGATTAACCCAAATCTAAGCCTTCCAAACTTGGTAAAGAAAAGGATCATCATCCGAATATATGTGCATCAGTGCATGTGCATTGTACATGTACGCATTTTTAGATGTTATTAGGTGTTGTACAGTAGACTTATATTCTGTTTTGTTCAATGCTATTACAGAACCGTCAATTGGTGCGGATGCTGTTGGTCTTGTGTCCCCTGACACATTCGGAGTGAAAAAGGAATCAAGTCCAAGCACTGTAAGTGCTGTCACTCTGTATGACTTACAAAATATGGCTGTTTCCGTGGTGTCAAAGTGCAAGGGAGGGTAATTTACTTGTTGGTTTTCTTTACCTGGAATCTTCAAAGGAAATGCTTATTAACACTCATGGTATTGTTGATTTTTTCTTCTGTTCCAATTATGAGACCTTTTCCCTTCTTTTCATGGCCATGCAGAGATATGATTTATATAATTCCAAATTAAGTTCCGCGGGTATGTATACGTACCCGGAAAGTCGTGGTTTGATGCATGGGGTTGATATGGTGGATAGGAAATCTCGCAAGAAATTGAGGCAAAAGTCCACTTATCTTAAAGATTTCAATTCTTCTGCTGGACAAAACTCTTCCTTGGATATGTATGATAAATTCCCTGGAGGAATGTCAGGTTATAATGGCAATAGGAAGAACAGAATGAGCTCTAAGCATGGCCACCGTGGTAGGAAAATCACTAGTGAAATAACAGAGCCATGGCCAAAGGAGTCCGATAAAGTTTGTAGCCCCAACGTTAGAGCCAAGTCAAAGGCCTCAAATTCTATAGCTAAGCATTCCGAAACTCATGACACAGAGAGAGGACTCTTTACAATGATCCCACGGGTACTACTCTATGCCTTACGAGTCTATAGTCCTCGGGTTTTGATGAATTGTGGCTATTTTTCTAATCTCGATATATGCTAGGAGGAGAAAGTTGATGGAGAATGTAAGGCGGTAAAAGACTACCACAATCCACTTAGAGTAACGAAGATAAATGAAATGGCggtgagtttgaatttgatgGGACAATGTTTATTTCTTAATGTGTATGCATGGCATATCTACATACTTTTCACTAATACGTCTGTAAATACATGGATGCCGACCATTACGTGTGTGTGTGGTGGTTTTGCTTTTTACTGACAGCCTTTTATTTTGATGGAAGGTTTCAAGACAAGGCAGAGTTAATTTTCCTCAACAAGACTATGTGACAAATGTGTCGTATTCTCAAATTCCAGAGCgtcaaaattatattaaagGGTGGGTAAATACATATGTCATCCTATGGATTACATgtttgcaatttgaatatatttgctgttctttttttttttagaaatcaATAGTGACTTTATgttttttctatttaattgttcaGTGGTCTGCA encodes:
- the LOC126787649 gene encoding uncharacterized protein LOC126787649 isoform X1 — translated: MEDSNEVHSDENKASSDNKKRVLKTPAQLMALEKFYNEHKYPTEEMKSQLAEELALSEKQISGWFCHRRLKDKRLSRDETCANGRQDRSSGVIQDRASGLGQDSCGSTKHGDYRYVDPREVESRRLSGYELPAADLTRENRIHYTERVSMDNTSSESSSSLQDRFLPQTEDPYDMETSRYATDNGVFSPLSSKGTENMGYKPSGYLKVKGEIENAAITAVKRQLGRHFQEDGPPLGVEFDPLPPGAFESPIMDPVQEPSIGADAVGLVSPDTFGVKKESSPSTRYDLYNSKLSSAGMYTYPESRGLMHGVDMVDRKSRKKLRQKSTYLKDFNSSAGQNSSLDMYDKFPGGMSGYNGNRKNRMSSKHGHRGRKITSEITEPWPKESDKVCSPNVRAKSKASNSIAKHSETHDTERGLFTMIPREEKVDGECKAVKDYHNPLRVTKINEMAVSRQGRVNFPQQDYVTNVSYSQIPERQNYIKGIMDMPSSFSEDETAETNSSVD
- the LOC126787649 gene encoding uncharacterized protein LOC126787649 isoform X2, which gives rise to MALEKFYNEHKYPTEEMKSQLAEELALSEKQISGWFCHRRLKDKRLSRDETCANGRQDRSSGVIQDRASGLGQDSCGSTKHGDYRYVDPREVESRRLSGYELPAADLTRENRIHYTERVSMDNTSSESSSSLQDRFLPQTEDPYDMETSRYATDNGVFSPLSSKGTENMGYKPSGYLKVKGEIENAAITAVKRQLGRHFQEDGPPLGVEFDPLPPGAFESPIMDPVQEPSIGADAVGLVSPDTFGVKKESSPSTRYDLYNSKLSSAGMYTYPESRGLMHGVDMVDRKSRKKLRQKSTYLKDFNSSAGQNSSLDMYDKFPGGMSGYNGNRKNRMSSKHGHRGRKITSEITEPWPKESDKVCSPNVRAKSKASNSIAKHSETHDTERGLFTMIPREEKVDGECKAVKDYHNPLRVTKINEMAVSRQGRVNFPQQDYVTNVSYSQIPERQNYIKGIMDMPSSFSEDETAETNSSVD